TGGTAGCATCCTCGTGCCCTTCTCCTCCAACTGTGCAACTAGGCACCAAATTTTCCCCTCTGGTGGTGAAATAACCTGCTGCGCAAccggcaggctggaaaggacagaaggaatactacCGCTAAGACTTTTTACGTCCTTCCAGCCAACAAAAAACTGTGAAGGCTCAAAGAAACCAGACAAAAGCAAATGGTCTTATCCTTCGGCGACTTGGAGATCCTCTTACatggtgtcgccacgtgataccctcATGCGGACCACCTCTGTTTCTCCAGTGCACACGGCTATCTCTATCTCTGCCCCTGaatccgctggccgacgcagagaGAATGCCGACGCCTCTGTAGATCACATGGAGCACCATCCCCCAGCCTCTGCGCCCTGTGGCAGTGATTCCTTGAAGGCTGGCAATCAGCACCCTTCATTTCTTCTCTCCTCCTCTTTCGCTGTCAGGACTCTCCTcgagccggccaaggtggccgagcggttctgggcgctacagtctggaaccgcgcgaccgctacggtcgcaggttcgaatcctgcctcaggcgtggatgtgtgtgatgtccttaggttagttaggttaagtagttcgaagttactcaaaccatggtctaggggtagcgtctttgattcataatcaaaacgtcttccgtcccgggttcgatccccaccattgcctaagttttgataaataatcagcattggcggccgaagacttccggcataagaagccagcctcattctgccaacggccttgtcaaagagggcggaggagcggatagaggttcagggcactctcttgtcctcggagtgggaaattgcccctaaagtcggaagaatcagcaatgatcaacgacatgaggatgcagaaggcaatggaaaccactgcactaaagacacgtaacgtgtatccacaggacatgtggcctgtatttgaagaagtgtcatgatgatctttccattggcaaaagattccggaatagtcccccattcggatctccgggaggggactgcccagggggaggttaccatgagaaaaagattgaataatcaacgaaaggataacgttctacgagtcggggagtggaatgtcagaagtttgaacgtggtagggaaactagaaaatctgaaaagggaaatctagatatagtaggggtcagtgaagagaagtggaagtgtaagtaggctgtttatgttttctctatgtaagtaggctgtttatgttttctctatgtaagtaggctgtttaggttttttattggtaacgacacctctgtatgaaaatcactggctgtgctgtgtgcagtctgtggctgctttgcattgttgtaatactcgccattgtagtgttaggcagctggctgtgaacagcgcgtagcgttgcgcagttggaggtgagccgccagcagtggtagatgtggggagagagatggcggagatttgtaatttgtcatgaactgctatatttatatatgatgatatcaaggtaaatacattgtttgttctctattaatatctttcattttgctaactatctctatcagtagttagtgccttccatagtttgattcttttatttagctggcagtagtggcactcgctgtattgcagtagcttgagcagcgaagatttttgtgaggtaagtgatttgtgaaaggtatagtttaatgatagtcagggccattcttttgtagggaattttgaaagtcagattgcgttgcgctaacaaaatattgtgtgtcagtttaagcacagtcttgtataattgttcaaaggggacgtttcatatggcgaccctgccaggattcgaacctggaatctgcATGTTTGTGTTGTGCATTAATGAAGTTGTAAATTCTAATTAATTTCTGCAGTAGCGAAAACATCTTCTGAGACTGTTAACCAGTAAGCGCCCAGGCACAATAGTTCAAATTTATGTTTAGTTTCCGGCACTAATCATCTGTTTCGGCATCTAGAAGAACTGCATCTCGGAAGAATAAACAACGAAGATACTGCATTTCGAAATTCAAGTTAATGATTGGTTGAGCTTCGTCAAACTATAAGTTAACCAATATGGAGTGTGTTGGGGCAGAAAAGGGTGATTGTAGTAGTGAAAACTGTAGGCCTAATGCAGAATGTTTGCAAGAGACAGAAAAGGAAAGTGGTACTGTTCCTGATGGTGATGTGAATGTTGAAAAAGTGGACTTCAAAGTAATATACAACAAGACGAAATACGATATTAGTTTTGGTTTAGATAGCACTGTCGGGCAGCTGAAGGAACACCTGCAGGATGTCATAGGTGTTCCACAGGCCATGCAGAAAGTTATGATAAAAGGACTTGCAAAAGATGAAAGGACACTGAGGGAACTTGGTGTTGTTAAAGGTGCTAAAGTAATGGTTGTAGGCTCGAAATTGGATGATGTGCTGGCAGTGTCTACCCCCAGCAAGCAGGAATTGCTAGAAGAGAAAGCTGTATCCACAAGCAAGGAGCCATTTTGCAAACAGAAACAACATCGGAAGGTGTTGGATAAAGGTGTTCCAGAAGATGCAATGCCTGGAATAAAAAATGCAAAGGATCCATTGCCACCATTTCCTCTGTCAGGAATGTTAAATAAATCTGGTGGAAAGGTACGTCTCACTTTCAGAATGGAGCAAGATCAGGTGTGGATTGGCACTAAAGAACGCACTGACAAGATACCCATGACATCAATTAAGGCAGTTGTTAGTGAGCCGATTGATGGCCATGATGAGTATCACATAATGGGAATTCAGCTTGGGCCAACAGAGGCCTCAAGATACTGGGTGTACTGGGTGCCAGCTCAGTATGTAGATGCCATCAAGGATGCCATTCTTGGAAAGTGGCAGTACTTCTGATTCTATTCTGTGGTGACTAAAAATTCAGAGTCCATTGTGGGTGCTTCTGCCATTTCAAGTAAAACAGTTTTGTGATGTGACTCTAATAAGACATGATATGTATTTTTCAGCACGATTTTTCATTCAATTCGATTGAAGTGGAGGCGTGCATCTGCAGTGAGAAAGTTACCAGACACTGATGTGAATATGTGATTTATCTGTATTGAGACTTTTAGGTCTTTTTTATGTAAAGCAAAATATAATACTCTTACTGTTGCTAGCACAACAGATTGGACTGATGTATGTATTTATGAGTTATCAACCTCGCCTTTGCTTTCGATAGCTGGACTTTATGGTATGTGAGTTTATGAGATTGTTTAATTATGTTTTGTTGATTGTAACAATGATTGCtgttaaatttttatgttttgattatatatatatataataaatgcacaaatgaaaaaaaaaaagtattttaggtaggattttcttggaaataaatgatgaagtaagataatggaaaataaaaatgaggtaagaaatgtgtgaacatataaacacagaaagcatgcttagatggaatttttttggtggaaacaaaggatgaaataagtggaaagatatatgaagttttgggttggactgcagtaccaaatgttacactgaaaacgaaccctgtcctttcctattggtgttatcccactatatgtgtgtgtacccttgtgtatttgttttcttcctgtctctgtgtagtttcatagaattttttcttcttttaatattaagctacattcactatgatgaggaatactgttatcctcgaatataattggcattaataatatgttatttactttgtaaagatgtttagacattatttacccTGTTTTatgttaatgctaatgtgtgaagttgatgtttcaaaagttattgtgatcttttatgtatgtactcatgtcataattcctgtaacactgacgtatatgtctatttctattcttttgtaacgcctgttttactacaaatgttatctgtattgttatgttctttaatgatgtattttgtacctttgttattgtattcttctgttataaaattgtaattgacaccagttcatgatattattaacttgttagttacatttcactgcacacgtttctgttggtcatagtatatggacaatatgtgagaagtagggactgatagtgtttgcacgtgtgttggtaattcagcaagggactggataacagcattgctggttctaaggacaattaaaagaaaaactttctgagtgcacaagtggtggtttatggtcttgctatattgtccacaagactcttcagtggtgattgtgcaccagcacagtcacaacagatggctgctggccatctcttcaaggactacagtgggtctacatctttgatgatccatcaataccattatttctacaaggactgcagtgggtctgcacctctggtggcccaccaataccgtaatctctaccaggactacagtgggtctgctctgtgatgacctacctaccaatattcttcaaaacttcgaatgactctgctgtgggtttgctctgttgtggcccattatctgtcagcatgtcaagagtcagcactgtctttctgatggaaggacactacttcttcaagactgtatggaaatccactacttctgtgtgcaatttcttttactaatgagaaactgtaattactattatgatgaatgatcaggactatctttatggactgtgagaaaattttagcttttgaccaacattgtatcaataagtgtgtgcattttatatctttgttactgtaattgtgaaaattttttgtccaATCTGTATTGgacagtgcccaacaccatttgtaaaaatttttgtggggagcatgggggctatgtaagtaggctgtttatgttttctctatgtaagtaggctgtttatgttttctctatgtaagtaggctgtttaggttttttattggtaacgacacctctgtatgaaaatcactggctgtgctgtgtgcagtctgtggctgctttgcattgttgtaatactcgccattgtagtgttaggcagctggctgtgaacagcgcgtagcgttgcgcagttggaggtgagccgccagcagtggtagatgtggggagagagatggcggagatttgtaatttgtcatgaactgctatatttatatatgatgatatcaaggtaaatacattgtttgttctctattaatatctttcattttgctaactatccctatcagtagttagtgccttccatagtttgattcttttatttagctggcagtagtggcactcgctgtattgcagtagcttgagcagcgaagatttttgtgaggtaagtgatttgtgaaaggtatagtttaatgatagtcagggccattcttttg
This sequence is a window from Schistocerca serialis cubense isolate TAMUIC-IGC-003099 chromosome 7, iqSchSeri2.2, whole genome shotgun sequence. Protein-coding genes within it:
- the LOC126412751 gene encoding ubiquitin domain-containing protein UBFD1-like, producing MECVGAEKGDCSSENCRPNAECLQETEKESGTVPDGDVNVEKVDFKVIYNKTKYDISFGLDSTVGQLKEHLQDVIGVPQAMQKVMIKGLAKDERTLRELGVVKGAKVMVVGSKLDDVLAVSTPSKQELLEEKAVSTSKEPFCKQKQHRKVLDKGVPEDAMPGIKNAKDPLPPFPLSGMLNKSGGKVRLTFRMEQDQVWIGTKERTDKIPMTSIKAVVSEPIDGHDEYHIMGIQLGPTEASRYWVYWVPAQYVDAIKDAILGKWQYF